The genomic segment TACGCTAGGATAGTCCAGAGATAATAGTCCACTGACCGGAGTGCCCTCGCTGTTCGCAATCAGCAGCGTCAGGAATTCTGGTTGTTCAAATGTTGTCTCATTGCTGTTTTCTGCTTCGATCGACAGCTCAACCTTATTAATTGCAATGGAAGGATCATTCACCAATTGTAATAACGTCGGGAATTCTATTTTCGCTACAACTCCCGTGGAGCCTTCCAAAAAGGTATATCCTGCTGTCTGTTCTACCGAAATCTCCGGATTAGATACATTCATCGACGCAAATTTCGTATTAGAACGATCTGCTTCTATACTATTGTACTGGTAAGCTTTGTTGTCAATCGTAAACTGCTGTTTGCCGGCAGCTTTGACTCCTTCATTGTTTTCAAAGGAGTAATGGACCTGCAGGTATACAGTGTCTTTGAAACCGATCAACGTTGTATTGTTTTTATCCGGTACAAGCGCCAACCCTTTGAAGTATTCCTGAAAATCTGTATTATTCTGGATTCGGTTATCGCCGTTTTTGATCAAGCGAAAGAGTTCGGTGCTGATGGTATTGTTAAATCTAAAAAACAAGGAGTCTATTGACTTCACTCTTGGATTGAAGGAGAGTGCTGCCAATGGAGTAGTTTCATATGCAAATTTCTTCTGTGAGAAGATACTGGCCGTGCTGACATAAAATGGGCGTTCACTTGCGGGCTGTGTGGAATTGATCGGGGTCAATGTGATGTCTTCCGTAACACGGTGGACCGCTATCTTTTGCATTTTTGTGGTATCTCCATAATAATATTTATTGGGAGCAAGTACCAATGTAATCGAATCCAATATGGCATCATCGGGAATGCTTTCTCCGTTGACTGTGCCTATACCTAGTCGAAAATAAGACGTTGAACTTACACTTCCGGTAACGGGATTACGATTTTTACCTACCAATATTGTCCCCGTTGCTGAAGTTGGAATATCGTCAAGCTGAAAAGTAGAAACTTTGACGGAAACCGTATCAATGGGAACCACCCCAATTGATTCGCCCCGTGAATTATCTAAAGAGAGTGAAATATCCTTATTACAACCAACAAATGCTGCTAGCGTAAGAAGTGGGAGTAAAAATTGTATACTACGTCTCTTAAAGTGTTTGATCATATTAATTTTTGAATAGTGCAAAAGTAATCAATGCTTACTGTTAATCAGTGTTATATTTTGTTAAATATGGTTAATTACCACAGCGATTGCAAATCTAGTAATTTAAATTTGTTTTCGTTATGGGTAGAAGATTTAAATTGCTGATCACTTTGATCGTTCTGATAGGTGCGGGAATCAGTGTTGTGCTGGGAATCTGGCTATATGGGAGCTATACCAACCGCCGTGATCTCTTCTTATCGACTGCCGAACGCTCGCTCTTTAATGTGGTACAGGAAGTGTATCAGGCCGAAAACGGCGATCAGCAATTGGACGGCCCCGTTGCGGACCGTGACCGGCTGCTGGACGACATCAGACGAGAACTGGCGCCGCTGCTTGCAGAGCAGGAGCTGGATCAAGCGCTGCAGCGGGTGCGTGAGCAGCAGCCATGGGGTCATATCCATACGCAGCGGGGCGCGGACAGAAAAGTAAAGATCTATTCTAAGGATCGTGATAATCCGACGATCATACCCCCTTTTTTGTTTCGCGACTTTGACATGAATAAGACCATTTTGAACCTGATCGACAAAAAGTTCCGCGAATCGTTAGGCAATAAAGGCATCGACGTGCCATACCAACTGGATGTGGTGAGTATCCCGCGTGACCAGGTCAAGGATGTGCGACGGAAATACCGCGAGCAAAATCTTGCATGGACAAGGCCCATGATGGTCAATCCGGCGAAGGGTGAATTTCTAGTGGTCAAGTTTCAGGAAGACTGGAAATATCTCCTGTATAGCCTCAGCTGGCAGCTGTTGATTTCACTGCTTCTGATCGGTCTGTTGCTGGGTACTTTTTTCTATCTGATGAAGACTATCTTTCAGCAAAATAAAATGGCGGAACTGCGTAAAAACTTTGTCGATAACATGACGCATGAGCTCAAAACCCCAGTATCTACCGTGATGGCTGCTGTTGAGGCGATTCAGCTTTATGGGGTGCAAGATGATAAAGAGAAGATGAAGCGCTATCTGGATATTTCGAAAAAAGAACTAGAACATCTTTCGACCATGATCGAAAAAGTGCTACAGATGGATATTGACGCTTCCAGGGGAATTGTATTACAGCGCGTGGATTTTAACCTCGTGGCGACGGTCCAAAGCGCCATAGAAGTTGCACAGCTCAACAAAACGAAGGTTGTCACTATAGAGCTTATTGCAGAGAGTATGGAGATCATCGTCAATGGCGATGAATCGCACCTCCGAAATGTGATCAATAATTTACTGGAAAACGCCATAAAATACGCAGGTCAGCAAGTGACGATAAAAGTTGAACTAAAAACTCTGAAAGAAAATGTGCAAATTCGTATTACAGATAACGGTAAAGGGATTGCTCCCGAATACCAGCAGCAGATTTTTGACATGTTCTTCAGGGTACCCTCCGGCAACCTGCACGATGTCAAAGGTTTTGGGCTCGGGCTAGCCTATGTCAAACAGGTGGTCAAGCGACATGATGGCAAAATCACTGTGGAAAGCGAACTGGGCAGAGGCAGTACGTTTGCTGTACGCTTGCCTTATTAGCGCCTCGGAGAATACATTGAAATAATTTGAATTGACTCAAGGTAGTATGATTGATATTTTATACGTTGAAGACGAGCCCAGTCTGGCCATGATTGTTGCCGACAGTCTGGAAGCGAATGGTTTCAGGGTCGAGCACTGCAATAACGGGTATGAGGCTTTAGCTGCCTTTAGCCGAGCCAAACCGGATATTATGGTGGTAGATGTCATGATGCCGCTGATGGACGGGTTTACCTTGGCGTCAAAAATACGGGAGATGGATACCTTGATTCCCATTATTTTTCTGACAGCCAAGGTACAGACAGAAGATGTGGTGAGGGGCTTTCGTCTCGGTGGTGACGACTATGTCAAAAAACCTTTTAAGATAGAAGAACTAGTGGTGCGGATCGAGTCCCTGCTCAAAAATAGTCCCAAGATGTTGTTTGGACAGAAACTGATGATAGGCGATTATACGTTGGATAGTCTGAAACATCAGTTGATTTACCGGGGTGAGGTGCTAAAACTGTCTTTCCGCGAAAGCGAACTTTTGCGGAAACTCTATGAGCAGAAAGACAAGGTGATCCCCAGAGAGGATATCATGCGGGCCTATTGGAGTCACGATAAGTACTTTACCGGGCGCAGTTTGGATGTATTCATTAGCCGTATCCGAAAGTACCTAAGCCAGGACAGCCGCATCAAAATTACAAACGTCAGGGGAGTAGGATATATGCTTACCGTGGACTGAGACGTCTCCCGCTTTTTCCACCGCTTTTTGCACCACCCATACCGCGGATATGGTAGGTGAAACTCAGTATTGCATAACGGGTAATTGCATTGGATTGTGATGCGCGTACCCATAGATCGTTGACCTGCTGATTGATATTTTTGTTGTCGTTAAAAATATCGAACACCGTGAGATTCACCTCCGCATTCCGTCGTCTGAACAACTTTTTACCCAAAGAAACGTTCCACAGTAAGCTGGTCGTGCTCGGCGAATTCAGCATACTGCCATTGTAGAGATAGTTGAATGTCGAATTTAATGTCCAGGTTTCAAGCAGAGTCAGCGCAACAGAATTACTAATGGTGTGCTTGTAGACCGCATAATTCGACTGTGCCGTGGCAGAATTTTTCGAAAAAGATAAGTTGCCATTGTAATCCAGACCAATAATGACATCCTTGCTGAATGCGCTGTTGATACCTATACGCTGATTGATACCATAGGTCTTTGCATCGACCTCTGCAAAATTTAGCAAGGTGTAGTTCTGGTTGAAATACATGTTGTTGTTGAGGTTCAGGTTGAGTTTGAGCGGTTCAATCCGGTAGCCGAGACTATTGTGCCATCTGAGGTTGTACACGCCGTCAACGTTTTCGGGCCTCGTATATTGGCCTCCCGGACCCAGTACAACATCATCCGTAATGGTATAGGCCGTATCTGTGGTAAAAATAGTATTGGCAATCTTATTCTGGATAAAATCTGCTGTAAAATCCGAGGTGAAACTTCTCCCTGAAGCCTTGTTGACGGATCTGAACTGCAGGACTAGGTTATGGTCATACTCCTGCTTTAAATCTGGATTTCCCGAACTGATCCGCAAAGGGTTCTGATTGTCGATAAAGTCCTGAAGCTGCTCAATCCCCGGTGTATTCGTTTTGGTATGGTACCGGAATTCGATACGCGTTTCTTTGTTGAAATTATACTGAAAATTTAAATTCGGAAGCAGACTGTTAAAATGGCTTTTCGTTTTCAGTGCATTGGGAAACAGCTTGTCGTTAACCCGTGCCGCAGTCTGATAGTCCAGCCCGACCTGGAAACGTATGCTGTCTTTTTTATTAAAAAGATAAGATGTACCTGCGCTGTGATAGATGAAATCATTGCGGAACTCATTGGATAGTCTGTTTTTCAGTTCGCCCAATTGCCCGGTCTCGGCCAGAAATTCATAAGTTTTGCGGTCCGAATAACGGCTGGTATTCCTAAACGTATAATTCACCTGGAGGCGGGAATATTTATCCAGCATTTCGGTATACGCGACTTTCGAACGGAAACCGTTGTTGTCAGCGTGGCTGTAACTCCGGTTGTCCACAGTATCAATCCGGCTGGAGTCCCCGTTTCGGTAATACGTGTTTAAGGCATAATTTGCCGCCTCGGCCTTGTTCGTGCTGAGCGAGCCATTGATGTTAAAGCTGACCGTGCGGCCCGGCTTATTCAATCGGCGCATATACGTGAGGTCACCGCCCCAGCTGAAGTTTTCGCCAAAGCTTGCGCTATTTCTGTCGGAGCGATTGAGCATTTCGGTTAAGTTCAATAAGGTGCTGCTGTGAGAACTACCATTTCTATTGTTGCTCTGATAGGAAAAGCTGGGCTGTATATCCAATTTTTGAATAGAGTCTATTTTCCAGTTGGCGCGTATAGAGAGTGCGTGATTATTGCTATATGTGTTTCCGGCCTGCTGCTGATTGCTGATCTGGTTTGCCCTATTGCCGGCAGTATATTCTGTTTTATTCTCGCTGACCGTATTATTGTCTGAATAATTGTAGGTATAATTGGCGTTGAAATCCATGCGATCCCGTAAAAATCGGTCAAGATAATTGAACCCAGCATTGAAGCGCGTGGTGATGCCCTGCCCCGTACGGCCCCGTGTATTGCCCCGCGGCGCAAAACCGTTGGGCTGATTGACATTGTTGCTGTTGATGTCGATTGAATACTGG from the Sphingobacterium thalpophilum genome contains:
- a CDS encoding DUF4270 family protein; amino-acid sequence: MIKHFKRRSIQFLLPLLTLAAFVGCNKDISLSLDNSRGESIGVVPIDTVSVKVSTFQLDDIPTSATGTILVGKNRNPVTGSVSSTSYFRLGIGTVNGESIPDDAILDSITLVLAPNKYYYGDTTKMQKIAVHRVTEDITLTPINSTQPASERPFYVSTASIFSQKKFAYETTPLAALSFNPRVKSIDSLFFRFNNTISTELFRLIKNGDNRIQNNTDFQEYFKGLALVPDKNNTTLIGFKDTVYLQVHYSFENNEGVKAAGKQQFTIDNKAYQYNSIEADRSNTKFASMNVSNPEISVEQTAGYTFLEGSTGVVAKIEFPTLLQLVNDPSIAINKVELSIEAENSNETTFEQPEFLTLLIANSEGTPVSGLLSLDYPSVLQVARLSSTGGSDNGKYTFNLIDYLNKIKTTAYKNTSLYLSLPPTASQTSANSIIPAALFNTGNRLILAKDGNDPRIKLNILYTKFQ
- a CDS encoding sensor histidine kinase, with protein sequence MGRRFKLLITLIVLIGAGISVVLGIWLYGSYTNRRDLFLSTAERSLFNVVQEVYQAENGDQQLDGPVADRDRLLDDIRRELAPLLAEQELDQALQRVREQQPWGHIHTQRGADRKVKIYSKDRDNPTIIPPFLFRDFDMNKTILNLIDKKFRESLGNKGIDVPYQLDVVSIPRDQVKDVRRKYREQNLAWTRPMMVNPAKGEFLVVKFQEDWKYLLYSLSWQLLISLLLIGLLLGTFFYLMKTIFQQNKMAELRKNFVDNMTHELKTPVSTVMAAVEAIQLYGVQDDKEKMKRYLDISKKELEHLSTMIEKVLQMDIDASRGIVLQRVDFNLVATVQSAIEVAQLNKTKVVTIELIAESMEIIVNGDESHLRNVINNLLENAIKYAGQQVTIKVELKTLKENVQIRITDNGKGIAPEYQQQIFDMFFRVPSGNLHDVKGFGLGLAYVKQVVKRHDGKITVESELGRGSTFAVRLPY
- a CDS encoding response regulator transcription factor; this translates as MIDILYVEDEPSLAMIVADSLEANGFRVEHCNNGYEALAAFSRAKPDIMVVDVMMPLMDGFTLASKIREMDTLIPIIFLTAKVQTEDVVRGFRLGGDDYVKKPFKIEELVVRIESLLKNSPKMLFGQKLMIGDYTLDSLKHQLIYRGEVLKLSFRESELLRKLYEQKDKVIPREDIMRAYWSHDKYFTGRSLDVFISRIRKYLSQDSRIKITNVRGVGYMLTVD
- a CDS encoding TonB-dependent receptor; its protein translation is MKINPWAFLVLSFSFVLWGAQAFGQQYISGKLVDNSNSKPISGASVTIIALKDSSRTQIPTDILGKFVSRPLPSGEYLVSVQPMGYAADIRKVRLLDKTVDLTFKLNNSEIILDEISISPSSVQVRGDTLEFDAKKYVTQDFADADELIKQIPGVEIDEDGNVKAQGEAVNKIIIDGREFFSTDPKVALKNLPADVIAKVQLIDDKTEQAKFSGFDDGKRMKVINIVTKPEKRKSYFGKISGGAGPDHKYAVNTQVTKMNPKRQYSIDINSNNVNQPNGFAPRGNTRGRTGQGITTRFNAGFNYLDRFLRDRMDFNANYTYNYSDNNTVSENKTEYTAGNRANQISNQQQAGNTYSNNHALSIRANWKIDSIQKLDIQPSFSYQSNNRNGSSHSSTLLNLTEMLNRSDRNSASFGENFSWGGDLTYMRRLNKPGRTVSFNINGSLSTNKAEAANYALNTYYRNGDSSRIDTVDNRSYSHADNNGFRSKVAYTEMLDKYSRLQVNYTFRNTSRYSDRKTYEFLAETGQLGELKNRLSNEFRNDFIYHSAGTSYLFNKKDSIRFQVGLDYQTAARVNDKLFPNALKTKSHFNSLLPNLNFQYNFNKETRIEFRYHTKTNTPGIEQLQDFIDNQNPLRISSGNPDLKQEYDHNLVLQFRSVNKASGRSFTSDFTADFIQNKIANTIFTTDTAYTITDDVVLGPGGQYTRPENVDGVYNLRWHNSLGYRIEPLKLNLNLNNNMYFNQNYTLLNFAEVDAKTYGINQRIGINSAFSKDVIIGLDYNGNLSFSKNSATAQSNYAVYKHTISNSVALTLLETWTLNSTFNYLYNGSMLNSPSTTSLLWNVSLGKKLFRRRNAEVNLTVFDIFNDNKNINQQVNDLWVRASQSNAITRYAILSFTYHIRGMGGAKSGGKSGRRLSPR